The genomic interval AACCGCCGGTTGCCACAAGGTCATATTTTTTTGCGAGTTTGAGGTATTTCTCCACGGTAGCTTTAGTATATGCAGGGTAGTACACTTCTATTCCCTGCAAACCATACCTTACAAGGTCCTCAATTAAATTATCCCGTTGTGTAAGTCCCGGATGGGCAAGCACCGGAGCCCCTTTCGCTTCTCTTATCAGCTCTATTGCCTCTTGTGGAGTTAAGGTTTTTTTGGGAACATATGCGGGCGCTTTATCACCAATGTATTTATAAAAGGCATCCACTAATGTGCTGGTATATCCGTTGCGCCAGATTACTTCTGCTAAATGCATACGTCCAGGTGAACCTTCCCCTGCAAGATCAAACACTTCAACCGGATTGATCTCTACCTGAAGCCCGTGCAGTTTTTCTATCATTTTGTAAATACGTTCAATTCTGTCCTCACGTGCCTTTTTCATTAATCCAATTAATGCATCATTATGAATATCAATAAAATAACCTAAAATATGTATTTCTGAAGGGTCCAGAAATGCAGAAATTTCTATGGCGGGAATAATTTGCAAATTCCCCCCTTTATTGTATTTGTCTGCCCTCAAAAATCCCTGAATAGTATCATGATCGGTGATGGCAATTGCGGATAAACCCAGTCGTATGGCTTCATCAACAACCTCTTCCGGCGTTGCAGTGCCATCGGAGAAATTTGTGTGTATATGTAAGTCGGAAATGCCAAAATCAGGGGCTTTTTCCTCTTGTATCGTGTCTTTCTGTTTTCCGTTTTTCAGCCAATTGTATACTTTATCTAAAATACCATTAACAAACATCCCGGAATCTTTATCGCCGAATTTTTTGGCAAGTTCTATTGCTTCATTAATAGAAACCTTTGGTGGGATGTCATCTCTATAGAGCAACTCATACACGCCAAG from Candidatus Kuenenia stuttgartiensis carries:
- the nusB gene encoding transcription antitermination factor NusB translates to MRNRTIARELAIKALYQLDLLGDKAETEIDEFCRQNAEKPDIYKFALLLVTGCRSHVKEIDERISLSAENWDLHRMAVIDKNILRLGVYELLYRDDIPPKVSINEAIELAKKFGDKDSGMFVNGILDKVYNWLKNGKQKDTIQEEKAPDFGISDLHIHTNFSDGTATPEEVVDEAIRLGLSAIAITDHDTIQGFLRADKYNKGGNLQIIPAIEISAFLDPSEIHILGYFIDIHNDALIGLMKKAREDRIERIYKMIEKLHGLQVEINPVEVFDLAGEGSPGRMHLAEVIWRNGYTSTLVDAFYKYIGDKAPAYVPKKTLTPQEAIELIREAKGAPVLAHPGLTQRDNLIEDLVRYGLQGIEVYYPAYTKATVEKYLKLAKKYDLVATGGSDFHGKRKVDTPIAKISIPGNLVKLLKQRCRNN